The Neomonachus schauinslandi chromosome 13, ASM220157v2, whole genome shotgun sequence DNA segment gctccAAATCCAGTGCCTTGGATGCTGGCAGGGCCTTTTGCATCAGGCTCCAGGGCCCCTGCGGGGCAGGAAGGCTCGGAGCTCCCCAGCCTGAGCAACTTTGTCTCTGGTCAGTATTTGCAGCTTCCGTGCAGCATTCCTGGAGAGGCCCACTCCTGGCCTCAAAAGGCCTGCCCAGCTCACtgacctctccctctgtgctcactgcTTTACACTGACAACTCGCTGCCTCTTCACATGGAGAAGCAGGCAGTGTTATTGAGCCCATTATACAGATAAgtaagctgaggctcagagagaggaaaTTACTTGTCCAGTCACTAGCCAGGGAGTGGTGGAACCAGGCATTGAACTCAAGCCCATCCAGTCCCAGTGCCACTCCCCGTGGCTGGGCCTGCTTCTCAGTGGCCGGTTCCACAAGCCCTTCTCGATgggaggggttgagggagggagaggggctggcagagaggaggggaccCCGCTGGCGCCCCCAAGCCCCTCCCACACGTGCGCTCGTTGCGCTCACCCCGGCTCCATAGACAAAGGCAGCCCCGTAATTGGGAGTGAGTATTTCATGCATCCCCCCCGATGTTTTATTGGGTAGAGAGATGCTTGGAGACTAAGCGGATGGCACATTCCGTTTATAAAGTGTGTGCAGTTTGTTTTATATCCCGAGTTTTTGCAATCTAGATAATAGATGACGCCCCAAGTGGCTGGCACTGCCTCCGTAATGGCGGCACCGAGCCTTTGGAGAAGTATTAATAATAGATTGTGTTGATGAGTTTGGAGAAAGTAGCAATCGACCCCCTGCTGCCAAGGCATTAGCACGGCTGTTCCGAATGCAGCGTGCATGGTGGCGGGCGCCTGCAAATGCGGGTCacccctcctgctgcccccctcccctacCTAAGAGAGCCTCCTCTCCAGGAGCCGCCCCGAGGTGCGCTGACCGCGGCCTGGGCCCCTGGCCCCGCCAGGCTACAACAGAGATCAGCCAGTGCCTGCTTGTGCATGGGCCACTGAGGCCGGGCTGCAGACCTTAGCGTGGCACCTAGATCAGGAGGTaggagtgtggggaggggacaaaggggtggggggtggggggggtggcgggtAGAGAAGGCAGAAGCATCCTCCGTGTCGGAGCATCAAGTTCTGGAAACCtggctccttccccagccccttgGCAGAGCTGGACAGCCAGCCAGATTCCTAGGGGCCTCTGCCAAAGGCTGCCGTGGACAGTTGGGTAGGTTGTACCTCGAACAAAGTTATCCAGCCCAAGGGCCAAATCGGAGCTGAAATCCAGCTCATGTTACCCTTGCAAAGCCATGCACTATTTGGGCAATAGCGGGGTCCAGCCGACAGCCGGCCTGAGCCTCAGCCCACCCCAAGCCTTCACTCACCTGCTTTGCAAACACTCACCAAGGTCTTTTTGGGGATCAGGTAGAGTCAGGCCCTGCTTTGTGGAACCCCTGCAGAATTGGAAGCTGACAGGGGCATGTGCTGTCACTGATGTGATGCTTATGTACCAAGGTACAGGCTCAGTATCATCGAATCCTGACAACAGCCCTTTGGGGAAGGTCCTGTTGACATCCCCATTTCACAGTAGAGGAGACTGTGGGCATACAGGAGGCCACTTCCCCCTGACTGGGGCGACaaagaaggcttcccagaggaggtggcattAGAGTTGGGCACTGCAGGATGAGTAGGAGCCTGCTCGTTAGATAGAGGCGGGTGGCAGGGGTTGCTGGGGATGCCCCCAATTTGAGCGCCCCGGCTGGTGCCAGGGCAGCAGGCAGAGCTCAGATCGGCCCCGTCCACCGCGCCCCACTAGCTCGTCGTGGGCGGTGCTGATGGCAGCCCCGGGAAGGGAGGCAGGCCGAGTGCCTTGCATTTATGGCCATTTCTGTTCCCGAACCGATTAGTAGAGAATTGCAGCTGTAATCTGTGCCTGTGATGGCGGGCCATAAAGAGGGATGGGATGCGCACAGCGCTCCCAAGGTGGCACCCGCAGACGTGGCCCAGGGACGTGgggaatgaaaaatggttttAATTCCCTCCCAGCAGCAATAATTTGATTCTTCATAAATTTTTCCATCAAAGTGTTGTTGAGGCTGAgttcccacagagcagggcacGTGACTGGGAGGGGGGAGCCAGGAGGAGCGGTCAGTaggtgagggcagaggaggggccaCGGTGCTCAGACCCGTCTGCACACAGGCTCGCTGGAGGCGGGGAGACCCCCGCCAGGCTTTGTCTCCAGAGATGGAAGATGGACCCGGTTTGTCGTGCAGGGGGCTGGAGCAGGCCCACGCTCCCGAGTCGGCCCAATCACTTACTACCACGTGACCCCGAGCAAGTGACTTCGCCTCTCggcacctcagtttccttatctctaagaTGGGGTTAACGTTCATCCCTGTCTCATCGGGTCATTGCAAGGATTAAATGCACTTCTGCCTGCAGAGTGCTTAGAGCCGTGCCTGGCTCGCTGTccatgctcagtaaatgtctgcGCCTGGTAAAGATACTTAAGCCGAAATGAGGGATAAGTAGGGGTTAGCCCAGCCACGGGGCAGAAAAAGAACATGCTGAAGGGCCAGTGGGAAGGTGCTCTGGAGAAACCACAGGCTGTTCCATCGGGCCACAGCCTTCAGGAGCAAAGACAGTAAGGGTGTGAAGAGCCTTGAGGCACCAGGGAGTCATGGAAGAGTCTGGAGCAGGGGAGCAGTGTGAGCAGAGGTGTGTTTTAGACAGCTTCCTCTGGCTCTCATCCTGGAGGGTGAACTGAAGGGTTAGAGGGGCCAGGAGCCCAGGAAGGGGACTGGGGCAGGCGATCAGGCAGGAGAGGAGCAGCCCAGCCTGGGTGGTGGGCTGGACAGGGCTCAGGATTgcttgggtgggtggggggggagcagagaggaggtggAGCAGGTCCTGGAGTGAGGGGAGATGGGACCAGGGGGTCGCCTGCCCTTCTCAGCCCCAGAACCCACCTGGCTTTGGGGGAAGGTTGAGGCTGACCTTGTGTTCTGCCCTCTAGTGGCCACGGTGTCTCTGAGCAGGAAGGGCCCTGAGCTGCTACACCCAGGAGAGGGCACCTCTGGGCAGGATGCCCAGCACCCACTCTTGGGCCACCAGGGCCCTGGGGCACCAGAAGAGTAGGGCCAGGGACCCTCCCACAGTCTGGCTCTGCGCCCAGGGTGGGCCTCTCCTACCTGGGGCGGAAGGTCAgggtggcaggagggagaggcccTTGGTGGACCCCCGAGCCGAGCCAATGCGCCCACCCTGTGCACCTGCAGGCTCTTCGCAGCCAAGTGCAGCGGCTGCATGGAGAAGATCGCCCCCACGGAGTTCGTGATGCGGGCGCTGGAATGTGTGTACCACCTgggctgcttctgctgctgcGTGTGTGAGCGGCAGCTACGCAAGGGCGACGAGTTTGTGCTCAAGGAGGGCCAGCTGCTGTGCAAGGGCGACTACGAGAAGGAGAAGGACCTGCTCAGCTCCGTGAGTCCCGACGAGTCCGACTCTGGTGAGCCATGACTGGAgctggggggcagctggggggcggggagggggccctgcCGGAGAAGCCCAATCCTGACCCCAGGACCTGAGCTACGTCCAGACATCCGACGCCCATGGCCCTGATGTGTTCACACGCACGTGTGCAGGTGCACATGGACACCGATGTGTGTGCACGCCCCCAGGCACACAAATGCTCGTGCGGACGCTACCACTGAGCACGCACGCTCACGCACCAGTGTACGTGCATGGGACCACAGATGTACACGCACGAGCACGCACGATGGGTGTGTGGGTACCCATGCCCAGcagcacacatgcacagacacaggTACATCTGTAGACATGTGCTGAGATGCCCACGCACGCACGAACCCACACCCAGGAACACACCCGTGCGCGTACACTTAAACACACATGCCTGTGCACACATGACCCAGCTCACACATCACACGTGCACTGAGCAGCTATGCACGTGGCCACACACGTTTATCCACATGCTCACATGCACTGCAGTTTagacacatgtgcacacacacgtccCTCACCCTCCCTTCGCCTTGCCGTGGCCCCCTTTGGGGCACGGCCCCCCAGCTGTCTCTGCCTGCCCCAGGTCTGCAGGCTGCTGGTGGCCAAGAGGCAAGGCTCTGACGCATTCTTCAGCAGCCTGAGCTCTTCCGTTTCCCGGCTGGGTGGGGGGGACTGGAGCCTTCTGTGGTGGAGGCAAAGACCCCCTTTTCCAGGATGAAGGCACCTCTCTACTCTGCTCCAGCCGCCAAAAGGACTGTGCCAGCGTAGAGCCCTCCTGGCAGAAGGGCGGGTACAGCTAGGAATGAGTCTTAGAAGGGAAAAGCCAGGGAGAAGGCCGGGGCCCTGTCATTCCCAGATAGTGGGGAAGGACTGGAGCAGAGGGCTTGGAGAGGAGATGCGCTGGTCTTCTGAGCCCTTTGGGGTAACCTAGAGCCCGCAGTCACAGGGCCTGCCCATCTGGAAGAGCTTTGTCACTGTCGGGGCCCTGGGAGGAAGCAGTGAGCTCcccatctgtctgtccctctgtccGCCCACGGGCCAGGGCACCGTGGTGGCTGCCTGGACTCATATGGCAGGGCAGACACTGGCCAGGTGCCACTGGCCCATTCATAGCAGGGGGCGGGGGTCTTGGAGGGAGGAGACCCACCCCCGGGGCTCTGAGGAAGATGGGCCTGGGGAAAGGAGACCAGTTCAGACTTGGGGGCAGCGGGAGGTGCACGGTGTCTGCCTGGGGCTGGCATCTCTGAGACCCACAATTCTGGGGCGTGAAAGTGGCCGTGTGGGCATGGTGGGCGTGGGTGTGTCTGCGGGGGAGTACACGTGCTTCTGCGTCATGTGTGTGCActcgcgcgcgtgtgtgtgttcaGGTGTGTGCTTGCCTGTATGTCCCCACCTGTGAGCatgcagctgtgtgtgtgtgtgaatatgtgtgtgagCTGCGTGTGCCCAGTCCCATGCGGGCCCATGTGCAGTGCGCATGTGCATGTGTCAGTGGTTGAGTGTGTAACTCTGTGTGTGGCGTGCGTGCCGTCGTCACGTATGATGGGTATGAGGATGTCTCAGGGTATGTCTTTGCCTGACAGTTCTTAGTCCCTGGAAGCTTCCAAGAAAGAAGGCTCCCTGGAGTCTCCTCGCTGGGTCGTGGGACCCACTGGCACTGGGCTGGcacagtgggaaccagttttctCCAAGGCTGACATGCTGCCCTGGGGTCTCCAGAGTGCCGGGGGGGGCTGGTGTTTGGCAGGAGGTGATGGGATCCCGCCAGGCAACAGATGGCCTCAGGGTACAAGACTGATGGGCTGGGTGTGTCCCCCACAGTGAAGAGCGAGGACGAGGACGGGGACATGAAGCCGGCCAAGGGACAGGGCAGCCAGAGTAAAGGCAGTGGGGACGACGGGAAGGATCCCCGGAGGCCCAAGCGACCCCGGACCATCCTCACTACGCAGCAACGAAGAGCCTTCAAGGCCTCCTTTGAGGTGTCCTCCAAGCCCTGCCGCAAGGTGAGGGGCCacggggctggggcggggctgaCACCCCACACCCGCCGCCTTCCCAGAcaatgcccccccacccctgctgggcccccaaacccccccccccctgccccccccccccccccccgcccccggcctgaTCCGTGTCCCTCCACCGGGCAGGTCCGAGAGACGCTGGCGGCAGAGACGGGCCTCAGCGTGCGTGTGGTCCAGGTCTGGTTTCAGAACCAAAGAGCCAAGGTGAGAGGCCACCCGTCACCCCCGCTGGacagggctggggggggtgggtgtgtgcaGGCAGAAGACAGGGTCCTGCTGGAGGGGCCGGGGCCGAccggggcagggaggtggggactGGCACGACCTGTGTCCCCTGCAGATGAAGAAGTTGGCGCGGCGgcaccagcagcagcaggagcagcagaACTCGCAGCGGCTGGGCCAAGGTGAGCCGGGACCAGGGCGGCAGGGCCCAGGCTCAGCCTCTGGAAACAACACCCCCGCACCCCCGAACCCCGAACCCCTTCCACCAGGGCCGTCAGGGCTCTGGGAGCTGCCGCAATGGAACCTGCCGGGATGGAGAGAGGCGGCGGGGACCACGGGCGGGGCCCGGGAGGAGAGATGGCGGCGTGGGCTGCCCAGAGGGGTGGCAGAATTTTcgcccctggggcgcctggctggctcagtcagcggagcatgcgactcttgatctcagcgtcaggagttcaagccccgcgtttggcatagagcttacttagaaaacaaaaacaaaagcacctGCAACCGTCTTCCACCCTCAGGGTGTGTTAGGCACGGTTGTCACCACTGGCCATGCTCTGCCTCGGAATGCCCACCTATTCCGGAGGGGAAGGGCATTGTCACAGCCCATTTCACAGCCAAGGAGGCTGAGACTCAGACCAGAGGACTTACTGGGATCCCTCAGCTAGTAAGGGGCAAAGCTGGCCTCGGCCCCACGTGTGGCGCCCCAAGCCTGTGGTTTTAACATGACCATACACACACCCCACTGCCCATGATAGAATTCGGCAGAAATCTCCAGAGAGTCTCTGCAGGGTGTTGCGGAGTTCAGGGTGGGCTCCTGCTGCGTGGTAAGGAGACAGTTTGAGGGGCGGCAGCCAGGCCCCCGAACACTGGGCTTTGCCAAAATCCTGTTAGCACTTCTTGGGCCGGGGTTAGGGGGAGGCTGGCTTCCCAAGTCCCGTGGGGACATTGAGCCTTAAAGGGAGGGCACAGGGAGCTTCTTGGGACTGCCCAAGAGGAGTGGGGGCCCCAGGGCTGCCTGTTCCCAGGTGAGACAGGGGCTCCGGGGCAGGTGGAGGGCACTGATGGGCAGCCCCTTCTACTCAGGTCTCAGGGCCAGGCCCGTGTGCCTGGCTGCACCTGAGCCTTGGAGCCCAGTTCTTTTCTCTGCCCCTGCTGTCCCCTTCTCCTAAGACAGCCTGGCCTCCTGTCTCTGGTCTCCCAGCTACCTCCCATGTTCCCAGCTGCCTCTGAGAATGTTCCACAGTCCCCCTTGAGCTCATCACAGCCCTTACAGCACTCCACACACCAGCCCCTGCTACCACGTTCACACaacaccctctgctcctccccactccatcTCAGCAAAtggcaccctcccccccccagtgCCCACACCAGGAACCTGGGAGTCACCTCTGACCCTTCCTGTCCTCCATTCACTGTATCTGCTCAGTTGCCGAGTAGGGCAGTGGTTGCTGCTCCTGTGTCCTGCATGCCCCTCCCAGGAGTTGTCATTCCCACACCCACCTTCATAGggaccccagccccttcctcaatttcctcagtGGTCCCTGCCTTCAGCCTCCACCCTGCCAACctctctccacagcctctccctgGCTAAGACCCTCTGGAGACTTCCTACAGCCTCAGGGAGAACCACACTGAGCTCAGGCCCCCCAGAGGAccatcttcctccccacccctggccatCTCTCATCCTCACACTATAGCCCCAtgcacggggctccctgctcccactggCTAGtttctcccctctctgccttTGCTGCCTGCGGCAGGGCATGCCTGCCCCCTGACATGGTTGAACCCCTGCTGATTCTTTAAGTGACATGGAGTCAGGGggtcccttcctccaggaagccttccctgagcctctttGGCCTGGGCCCCACCTTGATGCTCCCAGACGCAGGGAGCTCATTGCACCCACATGTTGAATCATTACTGCCCGCTTAGTGTCTGTGTCCCCCAGGCAGTGAACTTCTGGAGGGCAGGGCcactggaggaagggaggaggtggggaggggaggtctcTGGCTTTCGATAAACTGATTCCTGAGGAGGAGCTGGAGGGTGTGTctggggagaggggccagggGTCAGATACCTGGGTTCAGTGGCCCTGAATCACGGTACGCAACCTGGGGAAGTCCAGAGGAGGTCAGAGTCAGGGGGACTGCAGCGGGCCCCGGGGCCTAGGGCGTCACGTGGGAGATCAGTGGGAACTCCTGAGGTACGTCTGGGAGGGCTCCCCGGGGGCAGGGTGGGCTCCAGGACAGGGTGGACAGGGCCGGTCAGTGAAGGTGTGCTCTGTCCCCAGAGGTCCTGTCGAGTCGCATGGAGGGCATGATGGCCTCCTACACGCCGCTGGCCCCACCGCAACAGCAGATCGTGGCCATGGAGCAGAGTCCCTACGGCAGCAGCGACCCCTTCCAGCAGGGCCTCACGCCGCCCCAAATGCCAGGTGACCACATGAACCCGTATGGTAAGCCGCCCCGCCCCCTGCGCACCCCAGCACCGCCCCCGCCCGCTGCCTGACCCGGCAGGCCTGGGGCCAGGACGGCCACATCCCgccccagggcccaggcaggCCCCGCCCACACAGCCCTGCTGCCGCCCGACGAGGCCCCGCCCGCCGCGCTCAGCAGCTCTGGCCCCCGCTGCCGCCGCAGGTCATCCCGTCCCTCCTCACCTCTGGCCACACAGCCCGAAGGGCTGACAGCCCCGCCCCCGGAGCTCCCGCCCGCCCTGGCTCCTGACAccccctctgccctcagggaacgACTCCATCTTCCACGACATCGACAGCGATACCTCCTTAACCAGCCTCAGTGACTGCTTCCTGGGCTCCTCAGATGTGGGCACCCTGCAGGCCCGTGTGGGGAACCCCATCGACCGGCTCTACTCCATGCAGAGTTCCTACTTCGCCTCCTGAGAGCCAGCCGGCCGCATGGACGCTTgcgccagggtcctggggtgggcCTGCGGCCGTCGCGGCCACCCCACCGCCGGCACAGACTACACACAGCCATACGGTGCCCTTGTCCTGGGCCAGCCGGGCAGGCAGATGGGCGCAGCCTGGGCAGGGCCGCGTCCTGCCCACAGAGACCGTGTCACCCCAGGGACCCAGAGTCTCGGAAAGCCACTcgcctcccagccccacctcgGCCTCCATCGCCTCCTTCTCCCTACCCATCTCTTTTTTGGGAAGCTTAaattctctctatttttttaaacgtCCTCTCTGTGTCCAGCCAACCTCCAGGGGCCAGGCCTAGGCCCAGGcaggcccccctccacccccacccccggcatgCCCCAAGGCGATGATGTTGTGTGCCGTGCCTGTTACCTTTGAGGAGCTGGTGCCCAGCTTCCCCATCTCCGCCAGCCTGGGTTCACCCGTCCCAGTCCGAACCTGGAACAGAAGTGGGGAAGAGTCCAGCAGGTGTGCCAAGCCCACCTCGGCTCTGCCCTGAGGGGGAGTCCCTGGGGGGGGCAGACTGAGCCTCACTTGCAAACGCACGCACACTCCAAGGCACACCCATGTGGATAAGCACACAGGTACACAGACAAGCTAAAGAGACACAGAGGCGCTCTGTGGGCCAGCCCTGCCACgtcaggaaggggaaagaggccAGAGCGGGCCAGGGACCCCCTCTTCTTACAGCAataggggagaaggaaggaggggaggggagggaggggagagtttGGGGCTTGAAACACATGGACCCAGATGTATCCTAGCCTCAGCCTAAACGGGCCTGCTTGAGCAGGCAGGGCAGAGACAGAGCCCCCAGAACCAGGTAGGACAAATGGCAGAACCTCCAGGGGGAAAGGGACCTTCCCAAGTCACCCATGTGGCACATCATCTGAAGTTTGGCCCCCTCTGCCTCGCACACCTCCAGCGGCGAGGAGCCCGTTGCTTCATCGGGCCCCAGGTCAGCTGCCGTTCTCTGCTGATTTTGCCTCTGCCTCTTTGAGCCCCGAGTCTTCACTTCTCAAAGCCAGGCTCTTGCAGTTTCTCTAGCTCTTTCTCTTAAAACTGTACCCTCAGCTGGGCTCCAGCTTTCCCTCCAAAGATGGAACAGATATAACCCAATCTCCCCACTGACATCAGCCAGCCACCTCCCCCGCTTTAGGCACCCTGCCTCTGTTAATGTGGCCCAAATGCAGTGAACAGTTGAGGCCACATGACCTGGAAACTCACCCTGCCCTTCTGTAACTGAATCCCCTGACCCTCACACACGTGACGGCTAAGCCACATCTCTCTTCTGTGTGTTTGTGGCAGAGGGGACATTTATTGTTTAGATCCAGTGAAGGACCTTGACTTTTTTACTTGCTACATTTCTTCTTATCTGATTCAGTCAGGCCTGTGGAGTTTCTCTGCACCCGCAGCTCTGTGACCACGGCTTGCTGTCCCTGCGATGTCAGGAGACAGCCCTGTGTTTCTCACCCGAGGCACGGGAACCGTTTGGGCCTGTCCCGGTCTGGTGTTGGCCCATGAACCAGTCCTCCTTGGATGACGCATTCCAGTGCACTTCAGCCCCATTCTGTCAGCTGCCCTGCTGGAAGCCAGATAGGCTTGCGTCAACCCCCACCCTGGATCCACTCagctctcactctgtcaaaagAGGAAGTGAGGTCAGGCTGATGGGCCCTGTTCTCAGTGACCCCTCACTGGGCTCTGGTGGCCACTGTATCCTCAGCCAGGTGCTCAGAGCCCTGCCTTTAATTCTGACACCAAGCCCTAGGCCGCCACCCTGAGATCTGCCCGGTCCAGCCCTTGAGTGAACAGGGCAATgggtgtctgtctctctctgccttgggGCCCCTCCGCCTGGCTCTCTCTGGGATCCTCACAGTTCGCCAGCCTGCTGCGTGTGTTTGCTCCTCCTTCCAGTGGGGAGACCTCCGCTGCTCCAGAGCGTCCTGTGCTCTTCACCAGAGCTGTCAGCGGGGCGATGCAGCTCAGCagcacccccctccacccccggaCAGAGCAGCCAGCCTGGCCCTTCCTCCTTGTGCCACACAAACTCCCACAGGGATCTTGGCTGCTGCTTCGGTTTTCTGCAACCTCAGCCCCCCTGGGCTCGGTCCCAGCTCTTGTCCTGGGCCACCAGTGGTCCCTTAGGCAGCCGTGCTGGTTTTTGAGAGAtgctccccttcctcttcttggCTCACATGGTCCAAATCATGCTGGGGCCACTTGGGGCGGGCCCAGGGGCAGACCCCCCCAACCTCCAGGAGCCCTGGTCCTTCTCCCCCAGACTCTTTCAGTTGGAAGGAAGCTCAGAAGTAGGCATCTGGTACACTCCCTTTATCCCAGCCTGGAAAGCCCGGgctgggacaggggagggagcagggatgCCATGCCAGGCCCTCATCCTCTT contains these protein-coding regions:
- the LMX1B gene encoding LIM homeobox transcription factor 1-beta isoform X3; the protein is MDIATGPESLERCFPRGQTDCAKMLDGIKMEEHALRPGPATLGVLLGSDCPHPAVCEGCQRPISDRFLMRVNESSWHEECLQCAACQQALTTSCYFRDRKLYCKQDYQQLFAAKCSGCMEKIAPTEFVMRALECVYHLGCFCCCVCERQLRKGDEFVLKEGQLLCKGDYEKEKDLLSSVSPDESDSVKSEDEDGDMKPAKGQGSQSKGSGDDGKDPRRPKRPRTILTTQQRRAFKASFEVSSKPCRKVRETLAAETGLSVRVVQVWFQNQRAKMKKLARRHQQQQEQQNSQRLGQEVLSSRMEGMMASYTPLAPPQQQIVAMEQSPYGSSDPFQQGLTPPQMPGNDSIFHDIDSDTSLTSLSDCFLGSSDVGTLQARVGNPIDRLYSMQSSYFAS
- the LMX1B gene encoding LIM homeobox transcription factor 1-beta isoform X1, which gives rise to MDIATGPESLERCFPRGQTDCAKMLDGIKMEEHALRPGPATLGVLLGSDCPHPAVCEGCQRPISDRFLMRVNESSWHEECLQCAACQQALTTSCYFRDRKLYCKQDYQQLFAAKCSGCMEKIAPTEFVMRALECVYHLGCFCCCVCERQLRKGDEFVLKEGQLLCKGDYEKEKDLLSSVSPDESDSVKSEDEDGDMKPAKGQGSQSKGSGDDGKDPRRPKRPRTILTTQQRRAFKASFEVSSKPCRKVRETLAAETGLSVRVVQVWFQNQRAKMKKLARRHQQQQEQQNSQRLGQGEPGPGCALSPEVLSSRMEGMMASYTPLAPPQQQIVAMEQSPYGSSDPFQQGLTPPQMPGNDSIFHDIDSDTSLTSLSDCFLGSSDVGTLQARVGNPIDRLYSMQSSYFAS
- the LMX1B gene encoding LIM homeobox transcription factor 1-beta isoform X2, giving the protein MDIATGPESLERCFPRGQTDCAKMLDGIKMEEHALRPGPATLGVLLGSDCPHPAVCEGCQRPISDRFLMRVNESSWHEECLQCAACQQALTTSCYFRDRKLYCKQDYQQLFAAKCSGCMEKIAPTEFVMRALECVYHLGCFCCCVCERQLRKGDEFVLKEGQLLCKGDYEKEKDLLSSVSPDESDSVKSEDEDGDMKPAKGQGSQSKGSGDDGKDPRRPKRPRTILTTQQRRAFKASFEVSSKPCRKVRETLAAETGLSVRVVQVWFQNQRAKMKKLARRHQQQQEQQNSQRLGQEVLSSRMEGMMASYTPLAPPQQQIVAMEQSPYGSSDPFQQGLTPPQMPGDHMNPYGNDSIFHDIDSDTSLTSLSDCFLGSSDVGTLQARVGNPIDRLYSMQSSYFAS